A window of Cryptomeria japonica chromosome 3, Sugi_1.0, whole genome shotgun sequence contains these coding sequences:
- the LOC131047954 gene encoding uncharacterized protein LOC131047954, giving the protein MGQSLSAGAFLRRKDPLENSTLSRQASVRTCASYLSSRANDVDSRRILDLDNRFFLNSDFGREDPYGYSSRVYYRSNVNVGEGVPFQWEAQPGKPKTDHEQHGFLNVPLSPPPSFFSSPGEQKMYNKIKKIKSKSRKIHGPCAGCIPFSIKKV; this is encoded by the coding sequence ATGGGTCAGAGCCTTTCTGCAGGGGCTTTCTTGCGTAGAAAAGACCCTCTAGAAAACTCGACACTAAGCAGACAAGCCTCGGTTCGAACCTGTGCCTCTTATTTGTCTTCACGAGCGAATGATGTGGACAGTAGAAGAATCCTGGATTTGGACAACAGGTTCTTTCTCAACAGTGATTTTGGGAGGGAAGATCCATATGGGTACTCCTCTAGAGTGTACTACAGATCAAATGTGAATGTGGGTGAAGGAGTTCCATTCCAATGGGAAGCACAGCCAGGGAAGCCCAAGACTGATCATGAGCAACATGGTTTTTTAAATGTGCCTCTCAGCCCTCCTCCTTCCTTCTTCAGCTCACCAGGTGAGCAAAAGATGTATAACAAGATTAAGAAGATTAAAAGCAAGTCCAGGAAAATCCATGGCCCTTGTGCAGGTTGTATTCCATTCAGTATTAAGAAGGTTTGA